The genomic region GCCGCCACCACCTAGACGATCGCATCATGGTTTTTTGGGCATCTTTAAAAAGGGACTCTTGTTCTCGTTGTGTGAGCCAAGTTCTTGGTCATACGGCAACCTCATTCTTACCATGCTTCGCCTCGCATTGTTGGCCGGTATTGGCCTAGCCAAGGGGGCATTGGGTGTCAATCTCATTGCCTCTCACTTCAGCGGCGGCATCTATACCCTTTCCCTGACCACAACAGGTGCCAGCGGTACCATCTCGGTGACATCTCAAACCAACGGATGCGGAACTACTCCCGGATGGATTGAGTTGTACTCCGACACTCGAAAGCTTTATTGCTTTGACGAATCGTGGACGGGTCGCGGCCAACATGCCGAGTTCAACGTTCAGAACGATGGACGGCTTTCCCTAGCCTCGTCTTTGCAGGTTTCAGGCAATTCCGTGCATGGGATTCTTTACGGCGGTTCCGATGGCAGGAGTTACATTGCCACGGCTGAATAGTACGTTTCCCGCTCAACTCCTCAAAACCACAATGACCTTTCCTTGACACACCCGCAGTTCTccctcaaccatcaccacctacAAGCTTCCCCTCCAGGGCAGCCGGGTACAACAGACGGAAAAATTCACCCTTGCTCGTCGTGGGCCCCATCAAAGACAGGAtgtccctcatcctcacGAGGTTCATCTTGATCCTACCGGAAAGTTCATCCTTGTTCCTGACCTGGGTGCCGATTTGATCCGCGTGTTCCGCATTGACACCAACTCTGGCCGTCTCACTTCATGTGCTTCCCACGCAACCGGTGCCGGTGACGGACCTCGTCACGTAAAGTTCTGGAAGTCGGAGAGCGGCAAGGAAAAGGTTTTCTCCCTTAACGAGCTTGGCAATTCCGTTTCTGCCTGGGATGTCAACTACACCAACGACTGCATCTCGCTCACCAGGACTCACAGCATCTCCACCTACGCCCCCGGCAAGAAAGGTGGCGCCAACACCAAAGCGGCCGAGATTCGTACTTTTGGAAACTTTTTGTACGCTTCCAACAGAGCTGATCAGACATTTGGCAACTCTCAGGATTCCATCGCCATTTACACCATCGACCCCACCACTGGTGCCATTGCC from Podospora bellae-mahoneyi strain CBS 112042 chromosome 4, whole genome shotgun sequence harbors:
- a CDS encoding hypothetical protein (EggNog:ENOG503NZXC; COG:O), whose product is MLRLALLAGIGLAKGALGVNLIASHFSGGIYTLSLTTTGASGTISVTSQTNGCGTTPGWIELYSDTRKLYCFDESWTGRGQHAEFNVQNDGRLSLASSLQVSGNSVHGILYGGSDGRSYIATAEYSPSTITTYKLPLQGSRVQQTEKFTLARRGPHQRQDVPHPHEVHLDPTGKFILVPDLGADLIRVFRIDTNSGRLTSCASHATGAGDGPRHVKFWKSESGKEKVFSLNELGNSVSAWDVNYTNDCISLTRTHSISTYAPGKKGGANTKAAEIRTFGNFLYASNRADQTFGNSQDSIAIYTIDPTTGAIAWLEAANSYSYYPRTFAFNKNGTLVAIGGQTSSNVAIVARDTATGKLGNLVANVQVGQKGRAGEEDGLSAVVWAE